The proteins below come from a single Methyloprofundus sedimenti genomic window:
- the glgC gene encoding glucose-1-phosphate adenylyltransferase — protein sequence MAIPKVLAIVLAGGEGSRLNPLTAERSKPAVPFGGRYRLVDFVLSNLVNSEIHSIYLLVQYKSQSLIEHVRRAWSVSNIIADHFVTVVPPQMRGGPDWFQGTADAVYQNLGLIEHHRPDIVAVFGADHIYRMDISQMVQFHLDHQADMTVAALPVPLDQGHNFGIITPDNSSRIIDFQEKPAQPKSIPGDPQHCLSSMGNYLFKTQVLIDALEEAHARGEKDFGHDVLPKLMRTHKVCTYDFTSNRIPGVKAYEESAYWRDVGNFESYHAAHMDLLGLEPRFDTFNPDWPIYSDHYFGPEARIINGEIRNCIIGGGSVVNGGNIRNSVIRHEVMIEPDVDIQDCIIMDYCVIGRGSRLRGAIIGRYNLIEADTVIGYHPASDREHYHISPSGIVVVPKGKRGQIRVY from the coding sequence ATGGCTATCCCAAAAGTGCTTGCGATTGTATTGGCTGGCGGCGAAGGCTCTCGCCTGAACCCACTCACTGCAGAACGATCAAAACCGGCAGTTCCATTTGGTGGACGTTACCGCCTCGTCGATTTTGTGCTCAGCAATCTGGTTAATTCGGAAATCCACTCAATCTATTTGCTGGTCCAGTACAAATCCCAGTCATTGATCGAGCACGTACGACGAGCATGGTCGGTTTCGAATATCATTGCGGACCACTTTGTGACTGTCGTTCCGCCCCAGATGCGCGGCGGCCCGGATTGGTTTCAGGGCACTGCTGACGCCGTCTATCAGAACCTGGGGTTGATAGAACATCACCGCCCTGACATAGTGGCGGTCTTCGGCGCCGATCACATCTATCGCATGGATATTAGCCAAATGGTTCAATTTCACCTGGATCACCAGGCCGATATGACGGTGGCAGCCTTACCCGTGCCCCTGGACCAGGGACACAATTTTGGCATCATCACGCCGGACAATTCGTCACGAATCATTGATTTTCAGGAAAAACCCGCACAACCCAAGTCTATTCCTGGCGATCCGCAACACTGTCTTTCCTCAATGGGTAACTACCTGTTTAAAACCCAGGTGCTCATTGATGCTTTGGAGGAAGCGCATGCCCGAGGAGAAAAAGATTTCGGCCATGATGTACTTCCTAAACTGATGCGCACGCACAAAGTCTGTACTTATGATTTCACTTCTAACCGAATACCGGGCGTCAAAGCTTATGAAGAATCGGCTTATTGGCGCGATGTCGGCAACTTTGAGTCCTATCATGCGGCGCATATGGATCTGCTTGGATTGGAGCCGCGGTTCGATACCTTCAATCCCGATTGGCCTATTTATTCGGATCATTATTTCGGGCCGGAAGCCAGAATCATTAACGGTGAAATTCGAAACTGCATTATTGGCGGAGGAAGCGTGGTCAATGGCGGCAATATTCGCAATTCGGTGATCCGACATGAGGTAATGATAGAACCTGATGTCGATATACAAGACTGTATCATTATGGATTACTGCGTCATAGGCCGAGGTTCCCGGCTTCGCGGTGCCATCATTGGCCGATATAATCTCATTGAAGCAGACACGGTGATCGGCTATCACCCCGCATCCGACCGGGAGCACTACCATATTAGTCCATCCGGAATCGTAGTCGTACCTAAAGGTAAACGAGGGCAAATCCGGGTGTATTGA
- a CDS encoding cupin domain-containing protein yields MQAENVPKHKGLSGAEITHAASLVNYQEGSIVSHEMVKKPTGTVTIFAFDEGEGLSEHTAPFDALVNVLEGEAEVSIAGKPNHLHGGDIILIPAQQTHSLKALKQFKMILTMIRS; encoded by the coding sequence ATGCAAGCAGAAAACGTACCCAAACACAAAGGACTCAGCGGCGCCGAAATCACTCATGCTGCCAGCTTGGTGAACTACCAGGAAGGGTCAATTGTCAGCCACGAAATGGTCAAAAAACCAACAGGTACTGTGACTATTTTCGCGTTCGACGAAGGCGAAGGGCTGAGCGAACATACGGCCCCATTCGATGCCCTTGTGAACGTACTCGAAGGCGAAGCGGAAGTCAGTATTGCAGGCAAACCAAATCACTTGCATGGCGGGGATATTATTCTGATACCCGCACAGCAGACGCACAGTCTTAAGGCGCTGAAGCAATTTAAGATGATCCTTACTATGATTCGATCCTGA
- a CDS encoding rubredoxin produces the protein MSDFKKYQCRECEHIYDEAKGDPDSGLAPGTRWADIPNDWSCPVCGAPKDFFKLME, from the coding sequence ATGTCAGATTTTAAAAAATATCAGTGCAGAGAATGTGAACATATCTACGATGAAGCCAAGGGCGATCCCGATAGCGGTCTTGCGCCTGGAACCCGTTGGGCCGATATACCGAATGACTGGTCGTGTCCGGTCTGTGGAGCGCCTAAAGATTTTTTTAAACTGATGGAATAA
- a CDS encoding uracil-DNA glycosylase family protein, which yields MNSFASLLAEVRDCSICAAQLPHGVRSVLQIHPQARVLIASQAPGRKVHESGIPFDDASGDRLREWMGVTREVFYDAQQIAILPMGFCFPGTSKHGDLPPRPECAEAWRDQLLGHLRHLDLTLVVGRYAQAYHINEAHGSLTETVSNWQSYWPKIIPLPHPSPRNNIWLSRNPWFEQALLPMLKQRVSEALEK from the coding sequence ATGAATTCATTTGCCTCGTTGCTAGCCGAAGTACGTGACTGCTCTATTTGCGCGGCCCAGTTGCCGCATGGCGTACGGTCCGTATTGCAGATACACCCGCAAGCTCGTGTATTGATTGCCAGCCAGGCACCGGGAAGAAAAGTTCATGAATCCGGAATACCTTTCGATGATGCCAGCGGTGATCGCTTGCGTGAGTGGATGGGGGTGACGCGCGAGGTTTTTTACGACGCGCAACAAATCGCCATTTTACCCATGGGCTTTTGTTTTCCCGGCACGAGTAAACACGGCGATCTGCCGCCACGGCCTGAATGCGCGGAGGCATGGCGGGATCAACTTCTCGGGCATCTGCGCCACCTTGACCTTACGCTGGTTGTTGGACGGTATGCGCAGGCGTATCACATTAACGAAGCCCACGGGTCACTGACCGAGACGGTTAGCAACTGGCAATCCTATTGGCCCAAGATAATCCCCCTTCCGCATCCGAGTCCACGAAACAATATTTGGCTGAGCCGCAATCCGTGGTTCGAGCAGGCCTTACTCCCTATGCTTAAGCAGCGAGTAAGCGAGGCACTTGAAAAATGA
- a CDS encoding DUF488 domain-containing protein, with protein sequence MQQPEHDRFRIKRVYELPDKQDGQRILVDRLWPRGLTKEKARVDLWLKDIAPSTELRKWFDHDPDRWHEFKARYLDELKGNQQQIQLLKQELDKGFVTLVYAAKDERYNQAVVIQENDWLFRQREED encoded by the coding sequence ATGCAACAGCCAGAACATGATCGGTTCAGGATTAAAAGGGTATACGAACTGCCGGACAAGCAGGATGGCCAACGTATTCTCGTGGACAGACTCTGGCCACGCGGTTTGACCAAGGAAAAAGCCCGCGTTGATCTGTGGTTAAAAGATATTGCGCCTAGTACGGAGCTTCGGAAATGGTTTGACCACGATCCTGACAGGTGGCATGAATTTAAGGCGCGCTATCTGGATGAACTCAAGGGTAATCAGCAGCAAATCCAGCTGTTAAAGCAAGAACTGGACAAGGGGTTTGTGACGCTCGTCTATGCAGCAAAGGACGAAAGGTATAACCAGGCAGTTGTAATTCAGGAAAATGACTGGCTTTTCCGTCAGCGAGAGGAAGATTAA
- a CDS encoding cupin domain-containing protein translates to MATHHASSNEVVDLATWAQDVPNEKSKVIVKTDDMELVRLALPAGKEFADHKVSGPIVVHCISGKIEFVAMQTTQVLTPGQLVYLMPDESHAVKAVLDSVVLLTIFFKA, encoded by the coding sequence ATGGCTACACATCACGCATCATCCAATGAAGTTGTTGACTTGGCAACTTGGGCACAAGACGTCCCGAATGAAAAATCAAAAGTCATTGTGAAAACAGATGACATGGAACTTGTCCGCCTGGCTCTTCCGGCGGGTAAAGAATTTGCAGATCACAAAGTTTCAGGGCCTATCGTGGTTCATTGCATAAGCGGAAAAATTGAGTTCGTAGCCATGCAGACAACACAAGTATTAACACCCGGCCAGCTCGTTTATTTAATGCCGGACGAGTCGCACGCCGTGAAAGCAGTGCTGGATTCAGTGGTGTTACTCACAATCTTCTTTAAAGCCTAA
- a CDS encoding group I truncated hemoglobin yields the protein MSQQDSLYEQIGGEAAVNAAVDIFYRKVLSDERINTFFDDVDMEEQAAKQKAFLTMAFGGPHNYTGLDMRKGHAHLVERGLNDSHVDAVIEDLGDTLRELNVKEELIAQVAAIAESTRNDVLSR from the coding sequence ATGTCACAACAAGATTCTTTATACGAACAAATAGGCGGTGAAGCCGCTGTTAATGCTGCCGTTGATATTTTTTACCGCAAAGTGCTAAGTGATGAGCGTATCAATACCTTCTTTGATGATGTAGACATGGAGGAACAAGCGGCTAAACAAAAAGCTTTCTTGACCATGGCTTTTGGTGGTCCGCACAATTATACCGGTCTGGATATGCGCAAAGGCCATGCTCACCTGGTCGAGCGCGGCTTGAACGACTCGCATGTCGATGCCGTGATCGAAGATCTGGGCGACACCTTACGCGAATTAAACGTAAAAGAAGAGTTGATAGCTCAGGTCGCGGCAATCGCTGAAAGCACACGCAACGATGTGTTAAGTCGATAA
- a CDS encoding RrF2 family transcriptional regulator: protein MQLTQFTDLSLRLLIYLARLPEPGMATIAEIADYHQISRNHLVKVANSLTNQGFIISTRGKGGGIQLARPAFTIGVGDVVRQTEANMNLVECFDTPNNNCLLIRNCFLKASLYEAQRAFMAVLDKYTLADAASLGGNINLPSLPTDKPQDR from the coding sequence ATGCAGCTTACCCAATTCACGGATCTTTCATTGCGCTTATTAATTTATCTTGCCCGCTTGCCGGAGCCGGGAATGGCAACCATTGCCGAAATCGCCGACTATCATCAAATTTCACGCAATCACTTGGTAAAAGTAGCAAATAGCTTGACTAACCAAGGCTTCATTATCTCGACCCGTGGCAAAGGTGGCGGCATCCAGCTGGCCAGACCTGCTTTTACCATCGGTGTTGGCGACGTCGTGCGGCAGACCGAAGCAAATATGAATCTGGTCGAGTGTTTCGACACACCTAATAACAACTGCCTCCTGATCCGCAACTGTTTTCTCAAAGCCTCGCTATACGAAGCGCAGCGGGCATTTATGGCGGTATTGGACAAATATACTTTAGCAGATGCCGCCAGCTTAGGTGGCAACATAAATTTACCTTCACTCCCCACCGACAAACCCCAAGACAGATAA
- the ltrA gene encoding group II intron reverse transcriptase/maturase, with protein MDGITIADFENSFRRRAKSVARGTRKLDLSTLASPSSRNSQAGGKGVRLLGIPTVRDRVVQTILKLLLEPVFDPHFSPHSYGFRPGRSQHEAVQAAQQIVNSGKPYVVDIDLSKFFDRIHHDRLIARMGEKISDKRILRLVGNMLRSGVMINGIVNPSKEGAMQGGSLSPLLSNIVLDELDQELEKRGLEFCRYADDCNIFVKSQKAADRVMEKVSQFIEKKLKLKVNQEKSQVAKSDAVKFLGFTVVKGTIAIAHKALQTAMSKIEALTPRGTHQTLDTSLDEINQWYVGWSNYYSLTYYPSQLNKIEAHIRRRLRSRIVDQQKRKQHLYRKLAKRGVPRKQASKAVFSNNKRWQLSNARAVTRAYPNSWFINLKGQEIRSDRKLEHWFEVSQWIRLA; from the coding sequence ATAGACGGAATAACCATTGCAGACTTTGAAAACTCGTTTAGACGAAGAGCTAAGTCAGTTGCAAGAGGAACTCGCAAACTGGACTTATCAACCCTCGCCAGTCCGTCGAGTAGAAATAGCCAAGCGGGAGGCAAAGGTGTACGACTACTCGGCATACCGACGGTACGGGATCGAGTGGTACAAACAATATTAAAGCTACTGCTGGAACCGGTCTTTGATCCGCATTTTTCACCGCACAGCTATGGATTTCGCCCAGGGCGAAGCCAGCACGAAGCGGTACAAGCGGCACAACAGATAGTGAACAGTGGCAAGCCCTACGTGGTGGATATAGATCTATCCAAGTTTTTTGATAGAATCCATCACGACAGGCTGATAGCCCGAATGGGCGAGAAAATATCCGACAAACGGATACTTCGCCTAGTCGGAAACATGTTGCGTAGCGGCGTCATGATCAATGGCATCGTCAACCCCAGCAAGGAAGGCGCAATGCAAGGGGGCTCACTCAGTCCCTTGCTGAGCAATATCGTTCTGGATGAACTGGATCAGGAATTGGAAAAACGTGGACTGGAATTTTGCAGGTACGCGGACGACTGTAATATCTTCGTAAAATCGCAAAAAGCGGCAGATCGAGTGATGGAAAAAGTCAGCCAATTCATCGAAAAGAAGCTGAAACTGAAAGTGAATCAGGAGAAAAGCCAGGTGGCTAAATCCGATGCGGTAAAGTTTTTAGGTTTTACCGTGGTTAAGGGGACAATTGCCATTGCGCATAAAGCCCTGCAAACAGCCATGAGTAAAATCGAAGCACTGACACCGCGAGGTACACATCAGACTCTGGATACATCACTGGACGAGATCAATCAATGGTATGTGGGCTGGTCAAATTACTACAGTTTGACTTACTACCCCTCACAATTGAATAAAATCGAAGCCCATATCAGGCGACGACTACGATCACGAATAGTCGATCAACAAAAGAGAAAACAGCATCTATATCGAAAACTGGCCAAACGGGGCGTACCACGAAAACAAGCATCAAAAGCCGTCTTTTCAAACAACAAACGGTGGCAACTCTCCAATGCGCGAGCAGTGACGAGGGCTTATCCGAACAGTTGGTTTATAAATCTGAAAGGGCAGGAAATACGATCCGACCGAAAGTTAGAGCATTGGTTTGAAGTTTCTCAATGGATACGTCTTGCGTGA